One genomic segment of Bacteroidales bacterium includes these proteins:
- a CDS encoding PorP/SprF family type IX secretion system membrane protein, translated as MRRFALVIGLVVAFTLAKGQDPQFTQFYANPLYLAPSFAGATEGDRVSAVYRNQWPELNNVFVSYSFAYDHFFENFNSGVGVLIMRDVAGTGDLGILNAGILYSYDIQVNREFHLRPGIHFNYTQMGLDYWKLVWNDQLSSGGTGGGTIEQPPTDAYKPDVDFSASLIGYSDRAWGGFTVDHLLQPNYGLYNNEALLPMKFTIFGGYQIVKKGRLTNPIDETLSLAAYFQHQDVYNQMVLGLYWLKAPLMLGFWYRGIPFLKGGSDEQYQKDPRGDAMAFLVGYKMDQLRVGYSYDFTISNLVSSTGGAHEVSITYEFKTRRNRERPRMVPCPEF; from the coding sequence GTGAGAAGATTCGCACTGGTTATAGGTTTGGTGGTGGCATTTACTCTGGCTAAGGGTCAGGATCCGCAATTCACCCAGTTCTATGCCAATCCCCTCTACCTGGCCCCCTCCTTTGCAGGAGCCACCGAGGGCGACCGGGTTTCTGCCGTTTACCGCAACCAGTGGCCCGAACTCAACAATGTTTTTGTCTCCTACAGCTTTGCCTACGACCATTTCTTTGAGAATTTCAACAGTGGCGTGGGCGTTCTGATCATGCGCGATGTGGCCGGAACAGGCGACCTGGGGATCCTCAATGCAGGGATCCTCTACTCCTACGATATCCAGGTGAACCGGGAGTTTCATCTCCGTCCGGGAATTCATTTCAATTACACCCAGATGGGGCTCGATTACTGGAAACTGGTCTGGAACGACCAGCTCTCCTCCGGGGGGACCGGCGGGGGGACCATCGAACAGCCCCCCACTGATGCCTACAAGCCCGATGTGGATTTTTCCGCCTCTCTGATCGGTTACAGCGACCGGGCCTGGGGAGGCTTTACCGTGGACCACCTGCTGCAGCCCAATTACGGTTTGTACAACAACGAGGCCCTCCTGCCCATGAAATTCACCATTTTTGGAGGATACCAGATCGTGAAGAAGGGGCGCCTGACCAATCCCATTGACGAAACGCTGTCCCTGGCCGCCTACTTCCAGCACCAGGATGTATATAACCAGATGGTGCTCGGACTCTACTGGCTCAAGGCACCTCTGATGCTGGGTTTCTGGTACCGGGGGATCCCTTTCCTCAAGGGCGGAAGCGACGAGCAATACCAGAAAGATCCCCGGGGCGATGCCATGGCCTTCCTGGTGGGATATAAAATGGATCAGCTCCGGGTGGGTTACAGCTACGATTTCACCATCTCCAACCTGGTCTCCTCAACCGGAGGCGCCCACGAGGTCTCCATTACCTACGAATTCAAGACCAGGCGCAACCGGGAGAGGCCAAGAATGGTTCCATGTCCCGAGTTCTAG